GGCCTACGGCTTCCAGCAGGGCCTGAAGTTCACCCTCTTCCGCCCCTTCAACTGGATGGGCCCCAAGCTCGACAGCCTCAACACTGCCAAGGAAGGCAGCAGCCGCCTGGTGACCCAGTTCAGCTGGAACCTGTTCAATGGCGAGCCCCTGCAGCTGGTGGATGGCGGTACCGCGCGTCGCTGCTTCATCGACGTGGCCGATGCCATGGACGGCCTCATGGCCATCCTGCGCAACGAGGGCGGCAAGGCCAACGGGGAGATCTTCAACATCGGCAACCCCGCCAACGACTTCAGCGTACGTGAGATCGCCGAGCAGATGATTGCCATCTGGAAGGACCATCCTTTCCGCATCGAGCGCGGCATTCCCGAGGGCCGCATGGTCGAGGTGGGCAGCGGCGACTTCTACGGCAAGGGCTACCAGGATGTGACCCGCCGCACGCCCAGCATCAAGCGCATGCAGACCACCTTCGGCTTCCAACCCAAGGTGTCCATGAAGGATTCGCTCAAGAAAGCCATCGACTTCTTCGTCGAGGAGCACAAGGCGCTGGAAAAGATCGTCGAGACCGAAAACTAGCACGCCGGCAGGAGTGGACATGCGATGGGGTTTGTGGGCCTTGTTGGCGACGCTGGGCTTGCTGCCGCTGTCGGCCCAGGTCTTCCCTTCTGAACCTACCCCCGAGCTGCAGGGGCAGGCCCGGGCTCGCCTGGAAGCCTGGCGTGCCAGCCGATTGGCGAGCCTGTGCAATGACTGGGGGGAGCTGAATCGCTACCGCTCGGAAAACCGGTTGCTGCCACCCCCGAAGGCCGGGGAGGCACGGGTGGTGTTCCTGGGGGATTCCATCACCGAGGCCTGGCCGCTCCAGAAATCCTTTCCGGGCCGTCCCTTCGTGAACCGGGGCATCAGCGGCCAGACCACGGCCCAGCTTCTGCTGCGGTTCCGGCCGGATGTCATTGATCTGAAACCCCAGGTCGTCTTCATCCTCGCCGGTACCAACGACATCGCAGGAAATACCGGTCCGGTGACCGAGGCGGAGATTCTCGGCAACCTGGCCTCCATGGGTGAGCTGGCCCAGGCCCACGGGGTTCGGCCCGTCTTCTGTTCGGTGCTACCCGTGCACCGCGCCACACCTACCAGCCTCGATTTCTGGGCCACCCGGCCCATGTCCCGCATCCGTGCCCTCAACCAGGGCCTGCAGCAGTTGTGCAAGTCCAAGGGGTATACCTACCTTGACGCCTTCACCCCGATGCTCGATGAGGCGGGCCAGCTGAGGCCCGACCTCGCAGACGACGGCTTGCACCCCAACGAGGCCGGCTACCGGCAGCTGGGGACCCTCGTCACGGCCGCGCTCCGGGGCCTCCTGGGCGGGGGTTGAGGCTAGTCTAAAGAGATGACGCGCCGCGAACGCACCCGCCTCCTCCTGCTCTGGGTTTTCCTTGGCTTCCTTCCCTTGCTGGTACGCCCGCTGTGGGAGCCCGATGAAGGCCGCTATGCAGAGATCCCGCGGGAGATGCTCGCCACGGGCGATTGGCTGACCCCCCGCCTCAACGGCGTGCTCTATTTCGAGAAACCGCCACTGCAGTACTGGCTGTCCGCGCTCAGCATGAAGCTCTTCGGGCTGAATGGCGCGGCGGCGCGGCTACCCCTGGCCCTGGCTTCTGGGCTGATGATCTGGGCGGCCTGGCGGCTTGCCAAGCGGCTCGGCGCCCGGGATCCCCTTTGGGCGCCTTTCATGGCCGCCACGGGGC
This sequence is a window from Geothrix sp. PMB-07. Protein-coding genes within it:
- a CDS encoding bifunctional UDP-4-keto-pentose/UDP-xylose synthase, which encodes MKVLILGVNGFIGSHLVDRIMADTDWEVYGLDLGAHKVSDHLANPRFHFVEGDVTISKEWIEYHIKKCDVVLPLVAIATPKIYVTDPLRVFELDFEENLRVVRQCVKYKKRVIFPSTSEVYGMCPDEEFDEYESPLVTGPIPMNRWIYSTSKQLLDRVIWAYGFQQGLKFTLFRPFNWMGPKLDSLNTAKEGSSRLVTQFSWNLFNGEPLQLVDGGTARRCFIDVADAMDGLMAILRNEGGKANGEIFNIGNPANDFSVREIAEQMIAIWKDHPFRIERGIPEGRMVEVGSGDFYGKGYQDVTRRTPSIKRMQTTFGFQPKVSMKDSLKKAIDFFVEEHKALEKIVETEN
- a CDS encoding GDSL-type esterase/lipase family protein; translated protein: MRWGLWALLATLGLLPLSAQVFPSEPTPELQGQARARLEAWRASRLASLCNDWGELNRYRSENRLLPPPKAGEARVVFLGDSITEAWPLQKSFPGRPFVNRGISGQTTAQLLLRFRPDVIDLKPQVVFILAGTNDIAGNTGPVTEAEILGNLASMGELAQAHGVRPVFCSVLPVHRATPTSLDFWATRPMSRIRALNQGLQQLCKSKGYTYLDAFTPMLDEAGQLRPDLADDGLHPNEAGYRQLGTLVTAALRGLLGGG